In Sphingobium amiense, a genomic segment contains:
- the bktB gene encoding beta-ketothiolase BktB: MDVFLVSAARTAIGSFGGSLKDQKPGELAALVAKAAIARAGIEAAQIGNVVLGMVIPCEPRDAYAARIAAINAGIPQEVPAMTVNRLCGSGLQAIISAAQSIKMGDCDIALGAGAEIMSRAPYYLPAARWGQKMGDAALQDGLTGALSDPFHTYHMGVTAENVAARYGISREDQDALAYESQTRAANAIAQGRFSDQIAPVEVMVKRKPVAFDTDEYVRMNAAPEDFAGLRPVFQKDGTVTAGNASGINDGAAAVVLASEAAVKAHNLKPLARLVAYGHAGVDPAYMGIGPVPATRNALERAGLSVADLDVIESNEAFAAQACAVARELAFDPAKVNPNGSGISLGHPVGATGAIITTKLAYELQRTGGRYGLTTMCIGGGQGIAAIWERV, from the coding sequence ATGGACGTTTTCCTCGTATCGGCTGCCCGCACCGCGATCGGCAGCTTCGGCGGTTCGCTGAAGGACCAGAAGCCGGGCGAACTTGCCGCGCTGGTGGCGAAGGCCGCCATCGCACGCGCCGGAATTGAGGCGGCGCAGATCGGCAACGTCGTTCTGGGGATGGTGATCCCCTGCGAACCGCGCGACGCCTATGCCGCCCGGATCGCGGCGATAAACGCGGGCATCCCTCAGGAAGTCCCGGCGATGACGGTCAACCGCCTGTGCGGATCGGGGCTTCAGGCGATCATCAGCGCGGCGCAGTCCATCAAGATGGGCGATTGCGACATTGCGCTGGGCGCCGGGGCGGAGATCATGAGCCGCGCGCCTTACTATCTTCCCGCCGCCCGCTGGGGACAGAAGATGGGCGACGCGGCGCTTCAGGACGGCCTGACCGGCGCGCTCAGCGATCCCTTCCATACCTATCATATGGGCGTGACGGCGGAAAATGTCGCGGCCCGCTACGGCATTTCGCGCGAGGATCAGGACGCGCTCGCCTATGAAAGCCAGACGCGCGCCGCCAATGCCATTGCGCAGGGCCGGTTCAGCGATCAGATCGCGCCCGTCGAGGTCATGGTGAAGCGCAAGCCCGTCGCCTTCGACACCGACGAATATGTGCGCATGAATGCCGCGCCGGAGGATTTCGCCGGCCTCAGGCCCGTGTTCCAGAAGGACGGCACGGTGACGGCGGGCAATGCATCGGGCATCAATGACGGCGCGGCGGCGGTCGTGCTGGCGAGCGAGGCGGCGGTGAAGGCCCACAACCTCAAGCCCCTCGCGCGGCTGGTGGCCTATGGCCATGCGGGCGTCGATCCCGCCTATATGGGGATCGGCCCGGTCCCGGCGACGCGCAACGCGCTGGAGCGGGCGGGACTTTCGGTGGCGGACCTCGACGTGATCGAATCGAACGAAGCCTTCGCGGCGCAGGCCTGTGCGGTGGCGCGCGAGCTGGCGTTCGATCCGGCGAAGGTCAATCCCAACGGTAGCGGCATCTCGCTGGGCCACCCGGTTGGCGCGACGGGCGCGATCATCACGACCAAGCTCGCCTATGAACTGCAACGCACCGGCGGCCGCTATGGCCTGACCACCATGTGCATCGGCGGCGGTCAGGGGATCGCCGCAATCTGGGAACGCGTCTGA
- a CDS encoding TonB-dependent receptor: MTATALVSAAALPGAQAQTGGQAAQVAPQDEAGVNDIVVTGYRASLQNSTNSKRVSVGFTDSIFAQDIGKFPDTNIAESFNRIPGITISRDVTGEGVNVAIRGLGSNFTNVTLNGAPIAVSSSGATDAQGTDRSVDLSFFPTDLFTKLTVNKSYTANLLEGGAAGNIDMRSARPFDRAGTRFTYNIQGTKQSGVDKVGARGSAIFSTTNDTMGILVGVSGQRLYTDTRGFETIGYTNPALTAAQCGAGNVCNTTGGGNWTIPAAVPAGAGGGTVAGQTIDRAWLLANNPGATIQQIDNGLLPRLGRFSAQYGRRDRINAIASAEWRPSDAMHFYVDGLYGYKKNDLTRENIAWIVRNSQVIPTNTTYDRDDCSTGCLVQSGTYANSQFFLEYRPLTETTRLYSINPGLDWELADRLKLSVQANYTRSTFHREVPTAGPVTALGQGVTVNYTANPNGAPTIDANVDLNDPANFVWNGGRVNMQDERRLNKTKGARGALTWGDENFSLQAGANYDDISRRIRGYDNSQAWQNAVCGGNPNVFLPGPNGQPPCLGAAAVAPGTPGYPTYPGYGTGYTAGQTTPITYGGSLIPAGQLPNFLMPGRAGFVTIDWNKFKQASNYDSFHDNTPESGGSNTGASGGLIREKSWAAYLMATGKQQIGDNDLRFNIGARYVKTDQTIEGRVSIADPRNTLANGTQIPDGSRYPNVVTLVRTSNSYDKWLPAATLAYDLGDLAVIRAAYSKTMTRPDPAAQLPGVGFGDPSAATATIGNPALNPYFSNNLDFGVELYTGREGLVSVNAFRKSLTGFTTNQITTQPFSFLAQYGITYDSLNPTQRDAINLRGGPNAATVQIQSQVNVPNKLIVNGLEFQWVQPLDFLTERFLGIKGFGFNANATLVDQRSDGAAVAFGVSPFTYNVIGYYENGGVNLRVSTTFREGSQVSGANQNGIPTAALYSDDYQQWDFSSSFDLEKLFGWTGAPQLTVDIQNFGNAKLRQYFQYEGATFTQYKPGVQYLVGVRGTF, translated from the coding sequence ATGACGGCGACGGCCCTTGTGTCGGCGGCCGCGCTTCCCGGCGCGCAGGCGCAGACCGGGGGGCAGGCCGCTCAGGTCGCGCCGCAGGATGAAGCGGGCGTCAACGACATCGTCGTGACCGGCTATCGCGCGTCGCTGCAGAATTCGACGAACTCCAAGCGCGTATCGGTCGGTTTCACCGACTCCATTTTCGCGCAGGACATCGGCAAGTTTCCCGACACCAACATCGCAGAATCGTTCAACCGCATTCCGGGCATCACCATCAGCCGCGACGTGACCGGCGAAGGCGTCAACGTCGCGATTCGCGGGCTTGGGTCCAATTTCACCAATGTCACGCTGAACGGCGCGCCCATCGCGGTTTCCTCTTCGGGCGCGACCGACGCCCAGGGCACGGACCGGTCGGTCGACCTCAGCTTCTTCCCGACCGATCTCTTCACCAAGCTGACGGTCAACAAAAGCTACACCGCAAACCTGCTGGAAGGCGGCGCGGCGGGCAATATCGACATGCGCTCGGCCCGCCCGTTCGACCGCGCGGGCACCCGCTTCACCTATAATATCCAGGGCACGAAGCAGAGCGGCGTCGACAAGGTCGGCGCGCGCGGGTCCGCGATCTTCAGCACCACCAACGACACGATGGGCATCCTGGTCGGCGTGTCGGGCCAGCGGCTCTACACCGATACGCGCGGGTTCGAGACCATCGGCTACACCAATCCCGCCCTGACGGCGGCGCAGTGTGGCGCGGGCAATGTCTGCAACACGACGGGCGGCGGCAACTGGACGATTCCGGCAGCCGTGCCAGCAGGCGCCGGCGGCGGCACGGTGGCGGGCCAGACCATCGACCGGGCCTGGCTGCTCGCCAACAATCCGGGCGCGACCATCCAGCAGATCGACAACGGCCTGCTGCCGCGCCTCGGCCGCTTTTCCGCGCAATATGGCCGCCGCGACCGTATCAACGCCATCGCCAGCGCCGAATGGCGTCCCAGCGATGCGATGCATTTCTATGTCGACGGTCTCTATGGCTATAAGAAGAACGATCTGACGCGCGAGAATATCGCGTGGATCGTCCGCAACAGTCAGGTCATCCCGACGAACACCACCTATGACCGCGACGATTGCAGCACCGGCTGTCTGGTGCAGAGCGGCACTTACGCCAACTCGCAATTCTTCCTCGAATATCGTCCGCTGACGGAAACGACGCGTCTCTACAGCATCAATCCGGGGCTGGACTGGGAACTGGCCGACCGGCTGAAGCTGTCGGTGCAGGCCAATTATACGCGCAGCACTTTCCACCGCGAGGTGCCGACCGCGGGGCCGGTGACGGCGCTGGGTCAGGGCGTAACGGTGAACTACACCGCCAATCCCAATGGCGCGCCGACGATCGACGCCAATGTCGACCTTAACGATCCCGCCAACTTCGTGTGGAACGGCGGCCGCGTGAACATGCAGGACGAACGCCGCCTCAACAAGACGAAGGGCGCGCGCGGCGCCCTCACCTGGGGCGACGAGAATTTCAGCCTTCAGGCCGGCGCGAACTATGACGACATCAGCCGCCGCATCCGGGGCTATGACAACAGCCAAGCGTGGCAGAATGCGGTGTGCGGCGGCAACCCCAACGTGTTCCTGCCCGGTCCCAACGGCCAGCCGCCCTGCCTTGGCGCAGCTGCGGTCGCGCCGGGCACGCCGGGTTATCCGACCTATCCGGGTTACGGCACCGGCTATACCGCAGGCCAGACGACGCCGATCACCTATGGCGGATCGCTGATCCCGGCGGGGCAGCTTCCCAACTTCCTGATGCCCGGCCGCGCGGGCTTCGTTACGATCGACTGGAACAAGTTCAAGCAGGCGTCCAATTATGACAGCTTCCATGACAACACGCCGGAATCGGGCGGCTCCAACACCGGGGCGAGCGGCGGCCTGATTCGCGAAAAGTCGTGGGCGGCCTATCTGATGGCGACCGGCAAGCAGCAGATCGGCGACAACGACCTGCGCTTCAACATCGGCGCGCGCTATGTGAAGACCGACCAGACGATCGAGGGCCGGGTTTCCATCGCCGATCCGCGCAATACGCTGGCGAACGGAACCCAGATTCCGGACGGGTCGCGCTATCCCAATGTCGTGACGCTGGTGCGGACGTCGAACAGCTATGACAAGTGGCTGCCCGCCGCGACGCTCGCCTATGATCTCGGCGACCTGGCGGTGATCCGCGCGGCCTATTCCAAGACGATGACCCGGCCCGATCCGGCGGCGCAGTTGCCGGGCGTGGGCTTCGGCGATCCGTCTGCGGCCACCGCGACCATCGGCAACCCGGCGCTCAATCCCTATTTCTCGAACAATCTGGACTTCGGCGTCGAACTCTACACCGGGCGCGAAGGGCTGGTTTCGGTCAACGCCTTCCGCAAGTCGCTGACGGGCTTCACCACCAACCAGATCACGACCCAGCCTTTCTCGTTCCTGGCGCAATATGGGATCACCTACGACTCGCTCAATCCGACGCAGCGCGATGCGATCAACCTGCGCGGCGGACCCAATGCCGCCACGGTGCAGATCCAGTCGCAGGTCAATGTTCCCAACAAGCTGATCGTCAACGGGCTTGAATTTCAGTGGGTTCAGCCGCTCGATTTCCTGACCGAGCGCTTCCTCGGCATCAAGGGCTTCGGCTTCAACGCAAACGCCACGCTGGTCGATCAGCGCAGCGACGGCGCGGCGGTGGCCTTCGGCGTGTCGCCCTTCACCTATAATGTGATCGGCTATTACGAGAATGGCGGCGTCAACCTGCGCGTGTCGACCACCTTCCGGGAAGGATCGCAGGTGAGCGGCGCGAACCAGAACGGCATTCCCACCGCCGCCCTCTACAGCGACGATTATCAGCAGTGGGATTTCTCCTCCAGCTTCGACCTTGAAAAGCTGTTTGGGTGGACCGGCGCGCCACAGTTGACGGTCGATATCCAGAATTTCGGCAACGCCAAGCTGCGCCAGTATTTCCAGTATGAGGGCGCGACCTTCACCCAGTATAAGCCGGGCGTGCAGTATCTGGTCGGCGTTCGCGGCACCTTCTAA
- a CDS encoding acyl-CoA dehydrogenase C-terminal domain-containing protein, whose translation MFTYTPPIDDYRFLLTHVLGFDEAMRDLGKDVDSDLAAAVLEEAGRMCADRLLPLNREGDEQGSRLTADGVVTPSGFAEAWRDFAAAGWAALSAEEEHGGQGLPFVLQLWLDEMMSATNLSFGLFPGLTRGACEAIAAHASEELKATWLRPLVSGEWTGAMALTESGAGTDLALLKTKAAPLGDGSYAVTGTKIFISSGDHDFGGNIVHLVLARLPDAPAGVKGISLFLVPKFLPDDAGGFTRRNGMSVGALEKKMGIHAQPTCVMNYDEAVGWLVGEPHRGLAAMFTMMNAERLMVGIQGLGIAGGAYQQAAAYAKDRLQGRSADGARSPVAIIEHADVRRMLLNVRAFVEGGRALAGWVALQLDRSRHHPDAAERAKADALVALLTPVVKAAFTDMGFEGAVQAQQVFGGHGYIREWGMEQYVRDARIAQIYEGTNGVQAMDLVGRKLGLGGGAVVDDFLAMIAADLDGAGGLVIAERTLGALALLRTATQALRGAEADRAGAAAVDYLRLFALVSLGWMWTRMAVAAGQDDSPLHRAKRDIAGFYARHVLPQAHGLADAIGAGEASVMALSADAF comes from the coding sequence ATGTTCACCTACACACCCCCGATCGACGACTATCGTTTCCTGCTGACGCACGTCCTCGGCTTTGACGAGGCGATGCGCGATCTTGGCAAAGACGTGGACAGCGACCTTGCCGCCGCCGTCCTCGAAGAGGCCGGGCGCATGTGCGCAGACCGTCTGCTGCCCCTCAACCGCGAAGGCGACGAGCAGGGAAGCCGCCTCACCGCCGATGGCGTCGTCACGCCGTCCGGTTTCGCCGAAGCGTGGCGCGATTTCGCGGCGGCGGGCTGGGCGGCCCTATCTGCCGAGGAAGAGCATGGCGGGCAGGGGCTGCCCTTCGTCCTGCAGCTCTGGCTGGATGAGATGATGTCGGCGACGAACCTGTCCTTCGGCCTTTTTCCCGGCCTGACGCGCGGCGCATGCGAGGCGATTGCCGCCCATGCGAGTGAGGAACTCAAGGCGACCTGGCTGCGTCCGCTGGTGAGCGGCGAATGGACGGGCGCCATGGCGCTGACCGAAAGCGGTGCGGGCACCGACCTTGCGCTTCTCAAGACCAAGGCCGCGCCGCTGGGCGACGGCAGCTACGCGGTGACGGGCACCAAGATCTTCATTTCGTCGGGCGACCATGATTTCGGCGGCAACATCGTCCATTTGGTTCTCGCCCGGCTTCCCGATGCGCCCGCTGGCGTCAAGGGGATCAGCCTGTTCCTCGTCCCCAAATTCCTGCCCGACGATGCCGGGGGCTTCACCCGCCGCAACGGCATGTCGGTGGGCGCGCTGGAAAAGAAGATGGGCATCCATGCCCAGCCGACCTGCGTCATGAACTATGACGAAGCGGTCGGCTGGCTGGTGGGCGAACCGCATCGCGGCCTGGCCGCCATGTTCACGATGATGAATGCGGAACGGCTGATGGTCGGCATTCAGGGTCTGGGCATCGCGGGCGGCGCCTATCAGCAGGCGGCGGCCTACGCCAAAGACCGGTTGCAGGGCCGCAGCGCCGATGGCGCGCGCAGCCCGGTGGCGATCATCGAGCATGCCGATGTCCGCCGGATGCTCCTGAACGTTCGCGCCTTCGTCGAGGGCGGGCGCGCTCTCGCCGGGTGGGTGGCGCTGCAACTGGACCGCTCGCGCCATCATCCCGATGCAGCCGAACGGGCGAAGGCCGATGCGCTGGTGGCGCTGCTGACTCCGGTGGTGAAGGCCGCCTTCACCGATATGGGCTTCGAAGGCGCGGTGCAGGCGCAGCAGGTGTTCGGCGGCCATGGCTACATCCGCGAATGGGGCATGGAGCAATATGTCCGCGACGCGCGCATCGCCCAGATTTACGAAGGCACCAACGGCGTGCAGGCGATGGACCTTGTCGGGCGCAAGCTGGGCCTTGGCGGCGGGGCGGTGGTCGATGACTTCCTCGCCATGATCGCTGCCGATCTGGACGGGGCGGGCGGTCTCGTCATTGCGGAGCGCACGCTTGGCGCGCTGGCGCTGCTGCGCACCGCGACGCAAGCCTTGCGCGGCGCCGAGGCCGACCGCGCCGGAGCGGCGGCGGTCGATTATCTGCGCCTCTTCGCGCTGGTCTCACTGGGCTGGATGTGGACGCGCATGGCAGTAGCGGCGGGTCAGGACGACAGCCCGCTGCATCGGGCGAAGCGCGACATTGCGGGCTTTTACGCCCGGCATGTCCTGCCGCAGGCGCACGGCCTTGCCGACGCGATCGGCGCGGGCGAAGCGTCCGTCATGGCGCTGTCCGCCGACGCCTTCTGA
- a CDS encoding TetR/AcrR family transcriptional regulator, with translation MADAGRPSRRREILEIAAQLFARKGYRGTSMRDIGVAAGVLGGSLYHHIKSKDALFVELHNAALDAAEERIAQAVEAQSDPWAKLEAACAMLLDIQLAPDSLTMPMMNDFREVPPAVRAELVARRDRFEQLFRALVDLLPLPPQMDRSIYRNLLLSQLNGVSDWYRPGRLTPAQVAAQIAAVFRHG, from the coding sequence ATGGCGGACGCCGGGCGGCCGAGCCGCCGCCGCGAGATATTGGAGATCGCGGCGCAGCTTTTCGCCCGCAAGGGCTATCGCGGCACGTCGATGCGGGACATCGGCGTGGCTGCGGGCGTCCTTGGCGGTTCGCTCTACCATCACATCAAGTCCAAGGATGCGCTGTTCGTCGAGCTGCACAATGCGGCGCTCGACGCGGCCGAGGAGCGGATCGCACAGGCGGTGGAGGCGCAAAGCGATCCCTGGGCGAAGCTGGAAGCGGCCTGCGCGATGCTGCTCGACATCCAGCTTGCGCCCGATTCGCTCACCATGCCGATGATGAACGACTTTCGCGAAGTGCCGCCTGCGGTCCGGGCCGAGCTTGTGGCCCGGCGCGACCGGTTCGAGCAGCTATTTCGCGCGCTGGTCGATCTGTTGCCTCTGCCCCCGCAGATGGATCGGTCGATCTATCGCAACCTGCTGCTGTCGCAGCTCAATGGCGTAAGCGACTGGTATCGGCCGGGGCGGCTGACGCCCGCGCAGGTCGCCGCGCAGATCGCGGCCGTCTTTCGCCACGGCTGA
- a CDS encoding LysR family transcriptional regulator, which yields MLQSADLMLFLSILREGNMVAAGKRAGIDHSTVARRLTALERELGARLFDRSSRGVSPTPAAFALQRHAERIESELLAASASVAARDDVVEGVVRLATTEMFGAYLVAPHIETLQRRHPGLTLELATESRSTSLARREADIAVMLSMPPRGRLVGRKLTDYRLGLYASSDYLEREGTPGSLDDLHRHHFVSYIEELAGFREMIALDQLLPGAPVRFRSTSAAAQQAAVAAGMGIGMLHLFAAGQDERLVRLLPDEVEVLRSYWVVMHADLQKLPRIRATISFLEEAIAAAKARSAGI from the coding sequence ATGCTCCAGTCCGCCGACCTCATGCTGTTCCTCTCCATCCTGCGCGAAGGCAATATGGTCGCGGCGGGCAAACGGGCGGGCATCGACCACAGCACCGTCGCCCGCCGCCTCACCGCACTGGAGCGCGAACTGGGCGCGCGCCTGTTCGACCGCTCGTCCCGCGGCGTGTCGCCCACCCCTGCCGCCTTCGCGCTTCAGCGCCATGCCGAGCGGATCGAGAGCGAGCTGCTCGCCGCCTCCGCCAGCGTGGCCGCGCGCGACGACGTGGTGGAGGGCGTCGTCCGCCTTGCCACCACAGAGATGTTCGGCGCCTATCTGGTCGCCCCGCATATCGAGACGCTGCAGCGGCGGCATCCCGGCCTCACCCTCGAACTGGCGACCGAGAGCCGCTCCACCAGCCTTGCCAGACGTGAAGCCGACATCGCCGTGATGCTGAGCATGCCCCCGCGCGGACGGCTGGTCGGGCGCAAGCTCACCGACTATCGGCTGGGCCTCTATGCGTCGAGCGACTATCTCGAACGGGAAGGCACGCCCGGCAGTCTGGACGACCTCCACCGCCATCATTTTGTATCCTATATCGAGGAACTGGCCGGCTTCCGGGAAATGATCGCGCTGGATCAGTTGCTGCCCGGCGCGCCGGTCCGGTTCAGGTCCACCTCCGCGGCGGCGCAGCAGGCGGCCGTTGCGGCCGGTATGGGCATCGGGATGCTGCACCTGTTCGCCGCCGGGCAGGATGAGCGGCTGGTGCGGCTTTTGCCCGACGAAGTGGAAGTGCTGCGCAGCTATTGGGTGGTAATGCACGCCGATCTGCAAAAGCTGCCCCGCATCCGTGCCACCATTTCCTTCCTGGAAGAAGCGATTGCGGCTGCTAAGGCGCGATCGGCCGGTATCTGA
- a CDS encoding CoA-acylating methylmalonate-semialdehyde dehydrogenase, translating to MRAITHFIDGQDAPMAGARLVDVLDPSTGAVQAQVELANAAHLQKAIDSARAAQPDWAATNPQRRARVMFRFKELIEANMDEMAAMLSAEHGKVIADAKGDIQRGLEVVEFACGIPHLLKGEYTQGAGPGIDVYSMRQPLGIVAGITPFNFPAMIPLWMSAMAIACGNAFILKPSERDPSVPVRLAQLALEAGLPKGILNVVHGDKEMVDAILDHPDIKAVSFVGSSDIANYVYQRAAANGKRAQCMGGAKNHGIILPDADMDQAVADIVGAAFGSAGERCMALPVVTPVGEATAQAFREKLVAAIETLRPGIPSDPQAQYGPLVTGQHKARVESYIQMAADEGAEIVVDGRGFSLQGYEEGFYLAPTLIDRVTPQMKSYQDEIFGPVLQILRAETFEEALSYPSKHQYGNGVAIFTRNGDYARRFAAEVEVGMVGINVPIPVPVAYHSFGGWKRSGFGDLDQYGLDGVRFYTRTKKITQRWPSGGAVIDQSFVIPTMK from the coding sequence GTGCGCGCAATCACACATTTCATTGACGGACAGGATGCCCCCATGGCGGGCGCCCGACTGGTGGACGTGCTCGACCCGTCGACCGGCGCGGTGCAGGCGCAGGTGGAGCTGGCGAACGCCGCCCATCTTCAGAAAGCCATCGATTCCGCCCGCGCGGCGCAGCCCGACTGGGCGGCCACCAATCCGCAGCGCCGCGCCCGCGTGATGTTCCGCTTCAAGGAACTGATCGAAGCGAACATGGACGAGATGGCGGCCATGCTGTCCGCCGAACATGGCAAGGTGATCGCCGACGCCAAGGGCGACATCCAGCGCGGTCTGGAAGTCGTCGAGTTCGCCTGCGGCATCCCGCACCTGCTGAAGGGCGAATATACGCAGGGCGCAGGGCCGGGCATCGACGTCTATTCGATGCGTCAGCCGCTGGGCATCGTGGCGGGCATCACCCCGTTCAACTTCCCCGCGATGATCCCGCTGTGGATGAGCGCGATGGCGATCGCCTGCGGCAACGCCTTCATCCTCAAGCCCTCCGAGCGTGACCCCTCGGTGCCGGTGCGCCTCGCGCAACTGGCGCTCGAAGCGGGCCTGCCCAAGGGCATCCTGAACGTCGTGCACGGCGACAAGGAAATGGTGGACGCGATCCTCGACCATCCCGACATCAAGGCGGTGAGCTTCGTCGGATCGTCCGACATCGCCAACTATGTCTATCAGCGCGCCGCCGCGAACGGCAAGCGGGCGCAGTGCATGGGCGGCGCTAAGAATCACGGCATCATCCTGCCCGACGCCGACATGGATCAGGCGGTTGCCGACATCGTGGGCGCGGCCTTCGGTTCGGCAGGCGAACGCTGCATGGCGCTGCCGGTGGTGACGCCGGTCGGCGAAGCGACGGCGCAGGCGTTCCGCGAAAAGCTGGTCGCGGCCATCGAGACTCTGCGCCCCGGCATCCCCAGCGATCCGCAGGCGCAATATGGCCCGCTCGTCACCGGTCAGCACAAGGCGCGTGTCGAAAGCTATATCCAGATGGCTGCGGACGAGGGCGCGGAAATCGTCGTAGACGGGCGCGGTTTCAGCCTTCAGGGCTATGAGGAAGGCTTCTATCTCGCCCCCACCCTGATCGACCGGGTGACGCCGCAGATGAAGAGCTATCAGGACGAGATTTTCGGCCCGGTGCTCCAGATCCTGCGCGCCGAAACCTTCGAGGAGGCGCTGAGCTATCCCTCGAAGCATCAATATGGCAACGGCGTCGCCATCTTCACGCGCAACGGCGACTATGCGCGCCGCTTCGCTGCCGAGGTCGAGGTGGGCATGGTCGGCATCAACGTGCCGATCCCGGTGCCGGTCGCCTATCACAGCTTTGGCGGCTGGAAGCGTTCGGGCTTCGGCGATCTCGACCAATATGGTCTGGACGGCGTGCGCTTCTACACCCGCACCAAGAAGATCACGCAGCGCTGGCCGAGCGGCGGCGCGGTGATCGACCAGAGCTTCGTCATTCCGACGATGAAGTAA
- the hppD gene encoding 4-hydroxyphenylpyruvate dioxygenase — translation MTAPENPLGLNGFEFVEFTSPDPEAMAAQFLALGFVPTHRHPRKNITRYKQGRINLMLNRDDAGRVAEFRGVHGPSASAMAFRVADPTAAMEWALAHGAQRTQEDDTVIHGIGGSYLYFMQDGVDPYADWAEFSGWREEEARNSVGLDLLDHLTHNVRRGQMRVWSEFYRTLFNFEEQKFFDIKGKATGLTSQAMIAPDRAIRIPLNESQDDRSQIEEFIRDYRGEGIQHLAMTTDNIYETVEKLRARGVRLQDTVETYYELVDQRVPGHGEDLERLRKNRILIDGDVESEGILLQIFTENMFGPIFFEIIQRKGNEGFGNGNFQALFESIELDQIRRGVVSVDA, via the coding sequence ATGACCGCCCCCGAAAATCCGCTCGGCCTCAACGGCTTCGAGTTTGTCGAATTCACCTCACCCGATCCCGAAGCCATGGCCGCGCAGTTTCTGGCGCTCGGCTTCGTGCCCACCCACCGCCATCCGCGCAAGAACATCACCCGCTACAAGCAGGGCCGCATCAACCTGATGCTCAATCGCGACGATGCCGGGCGCGTGGCGGAGTTTCGCGGCGTCCACGGCCCTTCGGCCAGCGCCATGGCGTTCCGCGTGGCCGATCCCACCGCCGCGATGGAATGGGCGCTCGCCCATGGCGCCCAGCGCACGCAGGAGGACGATACCGTCATTCATGGCATCGGCGGTTCCTACCTCTATTTCATGCAGGACGGCGTCGATCCCTATGCCGACTGGGCCGAATTTTCCGGCTGGCGCGAGGAGGAGGCGCGCAACAGCGTCGGCCTCGACCTGCTGGATCACCTGACGCACAATGTCCGCCGCGGCCAGATGCGCGTCTGGAGCGAATTCTACCGCACGCTCTTCAATTTCGAGGAGCAGAAATTCTTCGACATCAAGGGGAAGGCCACCGGCCTCACCAGTCAGGCGATGATCGCGCCCGACCGCGCGATCCGCATCCCCCTGAACGAAAGCCAGGACGACAGGAGTCAGATCGAGGAGTTCATCCGCGACTATCGTGGCGAGGGTATCCAGCATCTCGCGATGACGACCGACAATATCTACGAAACGGTCGAGAAACTGCGCGCGCGCGGCGTGCGGCTGCAGGACACGGTCGAAACCTATTACGAGCTGGTCGACCAGCGCGTGCCCGGCCATGGCGAGGATCTGGAGCGCCTCAGAAAGAACCGCATCCTCATCGACGGCGATGTCGAAAGCGAGGGCATCCTGCTTCAGATCTTCACCGAAAACATGTTCGGCCCGATCTTCTTCGAGATCATCCAGCGCAAGGGCAATGAGGGCTTTGGCAACGGCAATTTCCAGGCGCTGTTCGAAAGCATCGAACTCGACCAGATCCGCCGCGGCGTGGTCAGCGTAGACGCCTGA
- the phhA gene encoding phenylalanine 4-monooxygenase, whose protein sequence is MAQPASSPPEGAAADWTISQDWSAYTAAEHALWDRLFARQAALLPGRVAPQFLEGLDILRMDRPGIPDFGRLSERLMQRTGWQVVAVPGLVPDRLFFEHLANRRFVAGRFIRRPDQIDYLQEPDVFHDVFGHVPLLADPVFADYMQAYGQGGLRADALGAIDRLARLYWYTVEFGLVRDGGGLKLYGAGIVSSHAESLFALEDPSPNRIGFDLRRVMRTRYRIDDYQQTYFVIDSFDDLLRATVETDFAPLYAALEQRSDLDIDTVLPTDRIITRGTQAHARSRKEEEDRP, encoded by the coding sequence ATGGCCCAACCTGCTTCCTCTCCGCCTGAAGGCGCTGCCGCTGACTGGACCATTTCGCAGGACTGGTCCGCCTATACGGCGGCGGAGCATGCGCTGTGGGACCGGCTGTTCGCGCGTCAGGCCGCGCTGCTCCCCGGCCGCGTCGCGCCCCAGTTTCTCGAAGGGCTGGATATATTGCGGATGGACAGGCCCGGCATCCCCGATTTCGGGCGCCTGTCCGAGCGGCTGATGCAGCGCACCGGCTGGCAGGTCGTCGCCGTTCCCGGCCTCGTTCCCGACCGCCTGTTCTTCGAACATCTCGCCAACCGCCGCTTCGTCGCGGGCCGCTTCATTCGGCGACCCGACCAGATCGACTATCTTCAGGAACCGGACGTCTTCCACGATGTGTTCGGCCATGTCCCCCTGCTCGCCGACCCGGTCTTTGCCGACTATATGCAGGCTTATGGGCAGGGCGGGCTGCGCGCCGATGCGCTGGGCGCGATCGACCGGCTGGCGCGGCTTTACTGGTATACGGTGGAATTCGGGCTGGTCCGCGATGGCGGCGGCCTCAAGCTCTATGGCGCGGGCATCGTATCATCCCACGCCGAATCGCTCTTCGCGCTCGAAGACCCGTCGCCCAACCGCATCGGTTTCGACCTCCGGCGTGTCATGCGCACCCGCTATCGCATCGACGATTATCAGCAGACCTATTTCGTCATCGACAGTTTCGACGATCTGCTGCGCGCCACGGTCGAGACCGACTTCGCGCCGCTCTATGCCGCGCTGGAGCAGCGATCCGATCTCGACATCGACACCGTCCTGCCCACCGATCGCATCATCACGCGCGGGACGCAGGCCCATGCCCGCTCAAGGAAAGAAGAAGAGGATCGCCCATGA